One genomic segment of Helicobacter enhydrae includes these proteins:
- a CDS encoding GNAT family N-acetyltransferase, producing MLDIFIEGEVIDLRIPTLELAETSDWYKWFNHPHTTAFLEHGVFPNTREKQIEFFKRAMDERLLLMVTNKDGTIIGSTSLMNIDYKTRTAGSGLVIGDFICKNPLEALEAVARITEHGFCKLGLKRIEAAQHIKLIPWSHRMSLIGYRLEGIFQKAFVKGIEVVDVLRISAHYDDYEKIIASRGGGYGILKKKCLSVLKNFQSHLSTKNFKSFLKNPKSIIIIFLHHKEKQCF from the coding sequence ATGTTAGATATTTTTATTGAAGGTGAAGTGATTGATTTGAGAATCCCAACGCTAGAGCTTGCAGAAACATCTGATTGGTATAAATGGTTTAATCATCCACATACAACAGCTTTCTTAGAACACGGGGTGTTTCCAAACACTCGTGAAAAACAAATAGAGTTTTTCAAAAGAGCGATGGACGAAAGACTTTTGTTGATGGTTACAAACAAAGATGGGACAATTATTGGATCCACTAGCTTAATGAATATTGATTACAAAACACGCACTGCTGGAAGTGGCTTGGTGATTGGAGATTTTATATGCAAAAACCCTCTTGAAGCCCTAGAAGCTGTTGCAAGAATCACTGAACATGGATTTTGCAAACTTGGATTGAAACGCATTGAAGCAGCACAACATATCAAGCTCATTCCTTGGTCGCATCGTATGAGCTTGATTGGTTATCGTCTTGAGGGGATTTTCCAAAAAGCTTTTGTGAAAGGTATTGAAGTTGTAGATGTTTTAAGAATCTCTGCTCATTATGATGACTATGAAAAGATTATTGCTTCAAGGGGGGGGGGTTATGGGATTCTCAAGAAAAAATGCTTGAGCGTGTTAAAAAACTTCCAAAGCCATCTATCCACAAAAAACTTCAAAAGTTTTTTGAAGAATCCCAAGAGTATTATCATAATATTTTTACATCATAAGGAAAAACAATGCTTCTAA
- the ptmA gene encoding flagellin modification protein PtmA yields MLLKDKIVIITGGAGLIGKSLCQAIIQNGGIAVIADISQELGEKAQHQIDPSKEHSLFVEMDITAKESIASAIAKIHQEYGKIDALVNNAYPRTKLWGKNDFYHFDFEDFCQNLKLQLGGYVLTSQQFALYFKKQGWGNIISMSSIMGVYAPKFENYVGTDMDSVVDYSIIKAGINHMTRWMAKYLANTGIRVNAIAPGGILANQPQSFLQKYRNCCTNKGMLDPQDLNGTLIYLLSDMSKYVNGQILIVDDGWGL; encoded by the coding sequence ATGCTTCTAAAAGACAAAATAGTTATCATCACAGGGGGTGCTGGACTTATCGGAAAATCTCTGTGCCAAGCCATTATTCAAAATGGAGGGATTGCAGTGATAGCAGATATTTCTCAAGAGCTTGGAGAAAAGGCTCAACATCAAATCGATCCTTCAAAGGAGCATTCACTTTTTGTAGAAATGGATATCACTGCAAAAGAAAGTATTGCTAGTGCGATTGCAAAGATTCATCAAGAATATGGCAAGATTGATGCTTTGGTGAATAATGCCTATCCACGCACCAAGCTATGGGGGAAAAATGATTTTTATCATTTTGATTTTGAGGATTTTTGCCAAAATCTCAAACTCCAGCTTGGGGGCTATGTGCTTACAAGCCAACAATTTGCTCTTTATTTCAAAAAACAAGGTTGGGGGAATATCATATCGATGTCCTCGATTATGGGAGTTTATGCTCCAAAATTTGAAAACTATGTAGGCACGGATATGGATAGCGTAGTGGATTATTCTATCATCAAAGCAGGGATTAATCACATGACACGCTGGATGGCAAAATATCTTGCCAACACTGGCATTAGAGTTAATGCCATTGCACCGGGAGGAATCCTTGCTAACCAACCTCAAAGTTTCCTGCAAAAATATCGCAATTGCTGCACGAACAAAGGAATGCTTGATCCTCAAGATCTTAATGGCACTTTGATTTATCTGTTGAGTGATATGAGCAAATATGTCAATGGACAAATTCTTATTGTTGATGATGGATGGGGATTGTGA
- a CDS encoding glycosyltransferase encodes MVERSLAPIVLFVYNRPSHTRQTIQALLQNPLASQSQLFIYSDAPKDTKTKQAVEEVREYIHTIEGFENITIIERERNFGLADSIIDGVTSIVNQYGKIIVLEDDIVVSPCFLEYMNEALAMYEEDLKVACISAFNFPLKYPQNMQDTTFFLKGADCWGWGTWERAWKHFQKDGSQLLKEIQEKKLQKQFDLDNSYPYTQMLKNQIKGKNNSWAVRWYASAFLKNMLCLYPKHSLVENIGTDGTHFKNAKKNEFFGVISDTSFCITKLKCRENLEARQALIFFFKNQKGLFFCRILKKAKQFLRIS; translated from the coding sequence TTGGTAGAACGATCTCTAGCCCCCATTGTCCTATTTGTCTATAATCGTCCATCACACACACGCCAAACGATACAAGCACTTTTGCAAAATCCCCTTGCCTCACAAAGTCAGCTTTTCATCTATTCAGATGCTCCAAAAGACACCAAAACAAAACAAGCCGTTGAAGAAGTAAGAGAATATATCCACACTATAGAGGGCTTTGAAAACATCACAATCATTGAGAGGGAGAGAAATTTTGGCTTAGCTGATTCTATCATCGATGGTGTAACTTCCATTGTGAATCAATATGGAAAAATCATTGTTTTGGAAGATGATATTGTCGTCTCTCCTTGTTTTTTGGAGTATATGAATGAAGCACTTGCTATGTATGAAGAAGATCTAAAAGTGGCTTGTATTTCTGCTTTTAATTTTCCTCTCAAATACCCTCAAAATATGCAAGATACAACTTTTTTCCTCAAAGGAGCGGATTGCTGGGGATGGGGCACTTGGGAAAGAGCGTGGAAACATTTTCAAAAGGATGGGAGCCAACTTCTAAAAGAGATTCAAGAAAAAAAATTGCAAAAACAATTTGATCTTGACAACTCCTACCCTTACACCCAAATGCTAAAAAATCAGATCAAAGGCAAAAACAATTCTTGGGCGGTCCGTTGGTATGCTTCTGCTTTTTTGAAAAATATGCTTTGTCTATACCCCAAACACTCTTTAGTCGAAAATATTGGCACAGATGGCACACATTTCAAAAATGCGAAAAAAAATGAGTTTTTTGGGGTTATTTCTGATACATCGTTTTGTATCACAAAGCTTAAGTGTCGTGAGAATCTTGAAGCAAGACAAGCTTTGATTTTTTTCTTTAAAAATCAAAAAGGGTTATTTTTTTGTAGAATATTAAAAAAAGCAAAGCAATTTTTGAGGATTTCGTGA
- a CDS encoding methyltransferase, TIGR04325 family, whose translation MKTIFKKLCPPIIKDCFNLLLQRNIQWTGNYTSWQEAQTNAIGYDPNMFIHQLVQSAKIARDDEEKVERDSLIFNRSEVTYPYPLLSNLFAFCTHTQAQSLFILDLGGSLGSLYYQNRKFLSLLPKFTWNILEQEQIIQIGKKEFQNHTLFFHSSYQEAGTRLKASDTKILVLSSVLQYLEKPFETLKPILEYFDFDCILVDRTPFSTNHQARIAIQKVPKRIYHSSYPCHLFSKHFFLDFFQNFTTSRGGGYDLFDEFDSYIDCNQKELFFLGFAFKRREQCLKN comes from the coding sequence GTGAAAACAATTTTTAAAAAACTATGCCCTCCAATCATTAAAGATTGTTTCAATCTTTTATTGCAAAGAAACATTCAATGGACTGGAAACTACACATCTTGGCAAGAAGCACAAACAAATGCGATTGGCTATGATCCAAATATGTTTATCCATCAGCTTGTCCAATCAGCAAAAATAGCAAGAGATGATGAGGAAAAAGTCGAGAGAGATAGCTTGATTTTCAATCGTTCAGAGGTCACCTATCCCTATCCATTGCTTAGCAATCTTTTTGCTTTTTGCACCCATACTCAAGCACAAAGTCTTTTCATTCTTGATCTTGGAGGTAGTTTGGGAAGCCTTTATTATCAGAATCGCAAGTTTTTGAGTTTGCTTCCAAAATTTACTTGGAATATTCTAGAACAAGAGCAGATCATCCAAATAGGTAAAAAAGAATTTCAAAACCACACATTGTTCTTCCACTCCTCATATCAAGAGGCGGGGACACGACTCAAAGCTTCAGATACAAAAATCCTTGTTTTATCAAGTGTTTTACAATATCTTGAAAAACCCTTTGAAACACTCAAGCCAATCTTAGAGTATTTTGATTTTGATTGCATTCTTGTTGATCGCACACCCTTTAGCACAAACCATCAAGCACGCATTGCGATTCAAAAAGTCCCAAAGCGTATTTATCATTCTTCTTACCCTTGTCATCTTTTTAGCAAACATTTCTTTCTAGACTTTTTCCAAAATTTCACAACTAGCAGGGGGGGGGGGTATGATTTGTTTGATGAATTTGATAGCTACATTGATTGCAACCAAAAAGAATTATTTTTCTTGGGCTTTGCATTCAAAAGGAGGGAGCAATGCTTAAAAAACTAA
- a CDS encoding glycosyl transferase, protein MIYNYCTLFDSNYLTRGIAMLESLNRHTQDFHLYILAFDTLAYNILTNINHPKTTIISMEQFETPDLLQVKQDRTRGEYCWTCTPFIIDYCIQTFNLSHCTYLDADLYFFDNPNILIDEMQDNSVLLTKHNYTPKYNQEATSGIYCVQFMTFKATQKGLEALQWWKDRCFEWCYARFENGKFGDQKYLDDWTQRFEGVHVLQNIRGGLAPWNIQQYHDISPIFYHFHHLKFIDEDKIDLCPYFLPPHTIKTIYAPYIQHLLQLRMRFYPQNFDGRTKPHFTWKTPLRWIKRKLLNTYNIYNLKNFGI, encoded by the coding sequence ATGATTTACAATTACTGCACTCTTTTTGATTCCAACTATCTTACAAGGGGCATTGCGATGCTTGAGAGCCTCAATCGACATACGCAAGACTTCCATCTCTATATTTTGGCTTTTGATACACTCGCTTACAATATTCTCACAAACATCAATCATCCCAAAACCACCATCATCAGTATGGAACAATTTGAGACGCCAGATTTGCTTCAAGTCAAGCAAGATCGCACAAGGGGAGAATATTGCTGGACTTGCACTCCATTTATCATTGATTATTGCATTCAGACTTTTAATCTCTCACATTGCACTTATCTTGATGCTGATTTATACTTTTTTGATAATCCCAATATTTTGATAGATGAAATGCAAGATAATTCGGTTTTGCTAACCAAACACAACTACACTCCAAAATACAATCAAGAAGCCACAAGTGGAATCTATTGCGTCCAATTTATGACTTTTAAAGCTACTCAAAAAGGTTTGGAAGCTTTGCAATGGTGGAAAGATCGTTGTTTTGAGTGGTGCTATGCACGCTTTGAAAATGGAAAGTTTGGAGATCAAAAGTATCTTGATGATTGGACACAACGCTTTGAGGGTGTGCATGTTTTGCAAAATATTCGAGGCGGACTTGCTCCTTGGAATATCCAACAATACCACGACATATCCCCTATTTTTTATCATTTTCATCATCTCAAATTTATCGATGAGGACAAAATCGATCTGTGTCCTTACTTTCTCCCCCCACACACAATCAAAACGATTTATGCTCCCTACATCCAACATTTGCTCCAATTGAGAATGCGATTTTATCCCCAAAATTTTGATGGACGCACCAAGCCACACTTCACTTGGAAAACGCCTTTGCGATGGATCAAACGCAAACTTCTCAACACATACAATATCTATAATCTCAAAAACTTTGGAATCTAA
- a CDS encoding sugar 3,4-ketoisomerase, which translates to MACYLQIPTHNDDRGSLSVIEKILPFEIKRVYYMYDVSQTRGGHAHIKTTQAFVCLGGSCEIVTQTKQCRQSFLLDSPQKCLVLEPHEWHTIENLSPQAFLLVLASEYYDPSDYIVEIPND; encoded by the coding sequence ATGGCTTGTTATCTACAAATACCTACGCATAATGATGATAGAGGGAGTTTGAGTGTTATTGAAAAGATTCTGCCTTTTGAAATCAAGCGTGTTTATTATATGTATGATGTTTCCCAAACTCGAGGAGGACACGCACACATCAAAACAACTCAAGCCTTTGTGTGTTTGGGGGGAAGTTGCGAAATCGTTACACAGACAAAACAATGCAGACAAAGTTTCCTGCTTGATTCTCCTCAAAAATGCTTAGTTTTGGAGCCTCACGAATGGCATACGATTGAGAACCTTTCACCACAAGCTTTCTTGCTTGTCCTTGCATCAGAATACTACGATCCATCAGACTATATTGTGGAGATTCCCAATGATTGA